The Hymenobacter sp. DG01 genome has a segment encoding these proteins:
- a CDS encoding FixH family protein, translated as MMTMTSPTKRTFWPYAIIAAFVLFAGFIGYLVQQAMRTSVDLVSPDYYQQELAYQQRMETVARTAALPAPVEIAFDAAAERLTLRLPAAMAGQAVKGQLHLFRPSDQHLDFSLPLQLSAQLEQQISTARMQPGYWRVRLDFTANGQTYFVERNITLGN; from the coding sequence ATGATGACCATGACTTCTCCTACCAAGCGCACGTTCTGGCCCTACGCCATTATTGCGGCGTTCGTGCTGTTTGCCGGCTTTATCGGCTACCTTGTGCAGCAGGCCATGCGCACCAGCGTGGACCTGGTCAGCCCCGATTATTACCAGCAGGAGCTGGCTTACCAGCAGCGCATGGAAACCGTGGCGCGCACGGCGGCCCTGCCGGCCCCGGTTGAAATTGCGTTTGATGCCGCCGCCGAGCGACTCACGCTGCGGCTGCCCGCCGCCATGGCCGGCCAGGCCGTGAAAGGCCAGCTCCACCTGTTCCGCCCCTCCGATCAGCACCTGGATTTCAGCCTGCCCCTGCAGCTTTCCGCGCAGCTGGAGCAGCAAATCAGCACGGCCCGCATGCAGCCCGGCTACTGGCGCGTGCGCCTGGATTTCACGGCCAATGGGCAGACGTATTTTGTGGAAAGAAATATCACCCTCGGCAACTGA
- a CDS encoding pyruvate dehydrogenase complex E1 component subunit beta, which translates to MRTIQFREALREAMSEEMRRDPRVFLMGEEVAEYNGAYKVSQGMLDEFGPERVIDTPIAELGFAGIGVGAAANGLLPIIEFMTFNFSLVAIDQVINSAAKIYSMSGGQYSCPIVFRGPTGNAGMLSSQHSQNFENWYANTPGLKVVVPSTPYDAKGLLKSAIRDADPVIFMESELMYGDKGEVPEEEYLIPIGKANVVREGESVTIVSFGKMMKVALAAADELAKEGIKAEVIDLRSVRPIDYDTLVESVKKTNRMVVVEEAWPLASISSELAYIVQRRAFDYLDAPVLRITNMDVPLPYAPTLIDAALPNVERTVKAVKEVLYVNR; encoded by the coding sequence ATGCGGACCATCCAATTCCGGGAAGCCCTGCGTGAAGCCATGTCTGAGGAAATGCGCCGCGACCCGCGCGTGTTTCTGATGGGCGAAGAAGTAGCCGAGTACAACGGCGCCTACAAAGTAAGCCAGGGCATGCTCGACGAATTCGGGCCGGAGCGCGTGATTGACACGCCCATTGCTGAGCTGGGCTTCGCCGGTATCGGCGTGGGCGCGGCCGCCAACGGCCTGCTCCCCATCATCGAGTTCATGACCTTCAACTTCTCGTTGGTGGCTATTGACCAGGTGATTAACTCCGCCGCCAAAATCTACTCCATGTCGGGCGGGCAGTACTCCTGCCCCATCGTGTTCCGCGGCCCCACCGGCAATGCCGGCATGCTGTCCTCGCAGCACTCCCAGAACTTCGAGAACTGGTACGCCAACACCCCCGGCCTGAAAGTGGTAGTACCCTCTACCCCCTACGACGCCAAAGGCCTGCTGAAATCGGCCATCCGCGACGCCGACCCGGTTATCTTCATGGAGTCGGAGCTGATGTACGGCGACAAGGGCGAAGTACCCGAGGAAGAGTACCTCATTCCGATTGGCAAGGCGAACGTAGTGCGCGAAGGCGAATCGGTAACCATCGTGAGCTTCGGCAAAATGATGAAGGTAGCCCTGGCCGCCGCCGACGAGCTGGCCAAGGAAGGCATCAAAGCCGAAGTAATTGACCTGCGCTCCGTACGTCCTATCGATTACGACACGCTGGTAGAATCGGTGAAGAAAACCAACCGCATGGTGGTGGTAGAAGAAGCCTGGCCGCTGGCCAGCATCAGCTCGGAGCTGGCTTACATAGTACAGCGCCGCGCTTTCGACTACCTCGACGCCCCCGTGCTGCGCATCACCAACATGGACGTGCCGCTGCCCTACGCCCCTACCCTCATTGATGCTGCTCTCCCGAATGTGGAGCGCACGGTGAAAGCAGTAAAAGAAGTACTCTACGTAAACCGCTAA
- a CDS encoding nucleoside deaminase, whose amino-acid sequence MREAIRLSIEKMQAGYGGPFGAVVVKDGQIIARGFNQVTSTHDPTCHAEVDAIRKACATLGTFQLDDCDLYTSCEPCPMCLGAIYWARPRRVFYGNTKQDAAAIGFDDQFIYEELEKPLSARHIPMVELLRDEAGAGFRAWEQHEGRTDY is encoded by the coding sequence ATGCGCGAAGCAATTCGCTTATCCATTGAAAAAATGCAAGCTGGCTACGGCGGGCCTTTTGGGGCCGTGGTCGTCAAGGACGGACAAATTATTGCCCGGGGCTTCAACCAGGTTACCAGCACCCACGATCCTACCTGCCACGCCGAGGTAGATGCTATTCGCAAAGCCTGTGCAACGCTTGGTACTTTTCAGCTCGACGACTGCGACCTGTACACCAGTTGCGAGCCGTGCCCCATGTGCCTGGGAGCAATTTATTGGGCCCGCCCGCGCCGCGTGTTCTACGGCAACACCAAGCAGGATGCCGCCGCTATTGGCTTCGACGACCAATTTATTTACGAAGAATTAGAGAAGCCGCTAAGCGCCCGCCACATCCCAATGGTGGAATTACTGCGCGACGAAGCAGGGGCCGGGTTCCGGGCCTGGGAGCAGCACGAGGGCCGCACCGATTATTAA
- a CDS encoding universal stress protein: MKTILVPLDHTAAAEYTLAYANKLAVRWPAEIVLLYCHHGAGPGQPPTNLPEQEQRLRSLVERLRYQQLTRQDGRRIRYHYRVLAGCLHDHAATEAARCAADLVVMGLEHVDCNRQAPPGNHAAAITELVSCPVLVVPPGRRPLPNRLALVTDFTSLGLNVLPRLSALREAFPAPLDLVQFYSPAQRPQRRHLKQALNQAAAQLTWSLITPHLLEDDAPLEGGSEFCARTQTQLLIIAPGSPGQLLQYFDRCYTTTRAYHTQIPVLVLRATQRPASVEACCEKCAERLAQQPARRLLPDYAAMHWA; the protein is encoded by the coding sequence ATGAAAACCATTCTCGTCCCTCTTGACCACACGGCCGCTGCCGAGTACACCCTGGCCTATGCTAACAAGCTGGCCGTGCGCTGGCCCGCCGAAATTGTGCTGCTTTACTGCCACCACGGCGCCGGCCCCGGTCAGCCGCCCACCAACCTGCCCGAGCAGGAGCAGCGCCTGCGCAGCCTGGTGGAGCGCCTGCGCTACCAGCAGCTTACCCGCCAGGATGGGCGCCGCATCCGCTACCACTACCGGGTGCTGGCTGGCTGCCTCCACGACCACGCCGCTACCGAAGCCGCCCGCTGCGCCGCCGACCTAGTGGTAATGGGCCTGGAACACGTTGACTGCAACCGGCAGGCGCCCCCCGGCAACCACGCCGCTGCCATCACGGAGCTGGTGAGCTGCCCGGTGCTGGTGGTGCCGCCCGGCCGCCGCCCTCTGCCCAACCGCCTGGCCCTGGTCACCGACTTTACCTCCCTCGGGCTGAACGTACTCCCCCGCCTCTCGGCCCTGCGGGAGGCCTTTCCGGCCCCCCTGGACCTGGTGCAGTTCTACTCCCCGGCCCAGCGGCCCCAGCGCCGCCATCTGAAGCAGGCCCTGAACCAGGCCGCCGCCCAGCTGACCTGGTCCCTGATTACCCCGCATTTGCTGGAAGATGATGCTCCCCTGGAAGGCGGCAGCGAATTCTGCGCCCGCACCCAAACCCAGCTGCTCATCATTGCGCCCGGCAGCCCGGGGCAGCTGCTGCAGTATTTCGATAGGTGCTACACTACCACCCGGGCCTACCACACCCAGATTCCGGTGCTCGTGCTGCGCGCCACCCAGCGCCCTGCGTCCGTCGAGGCCTGCTGCGAAAAGTGCGCCGAGCGGCTGGCCCAGCAGCCCGCCCGCCGCCTGCTCCCCGATTACGCGGCCATGCACTGGGCCTGA
- a CDS encoding tetratricopeptide repeat protein, with the protein MRISLLRLVPGALLSASFLSACSPLAKVLKNAQAGQEITVQPTVLESNGENVLFEVTAKVPASHLRKGAAYNLGLSYRYNNGLREDTVGRLTFISGEYLYDEEQKNKLVIRKQFSFPYAPQKSPGELLALPDARETKPGGKRVKGKEIWLTRGIVTTSRLVVRQDTAIALLPETASNNMSGTRVMPFFFDAGKAEIRNYLGTNVAALEDFIEANQHTDKVMIVAGHSPDSLDRHDPRLSDKRVRALLNYYKKRVDTDSYLNKVSNIDFETEAYHRRWDLFLNKVQESALKPAQVDSVLLLINDTPGSYATKEQSLRRLTFYDYLEQYIYPVMRFGTIAVRYTAPKRYDSEIYLLSKKIVEKQTEADALTPEELRYSATLTPLLAEKQRIYETSVATTGLWQAYHNLAVVLLQRSEKEVNPKVQRAYLRRSAVNFTLAAHRNPTAELFYRVGSAYHRAGDKLEALQNYDYAIKLGGPRAVLSKIFSDKAALEIEIGQLDDALRSLSYSSKTYQNIMNRALIYVLKGNYQGAANIYAEAIALRPQDPLVYYCLAIVAARQQNEPAMAMHLRRAVQLSRTYANRAVEDLEFRDFAKGKQFLEALR; encoded by the coding sequence ATGAGAATTTCGTTGTTACGCCTAGTACCCGGTGCCCTGCTGAGCGCGTCCTTTCTATCCGCCTGCTCTCCCCTGGCCAAGGTGCTAAAGAATGCCCAGGCCGGCCAGGAAATTACAGTGCAGCCCACAGTGCTGGAAAGTAACGGCGAAAACGTGCTGTTTGAGGTAACGGCCAAAGTACCCGCCAGCCACTTGCGCAAGGGGGCCGCCTACAACCTGGGCCTGAGCTACCGCTACAACAACGGCCTGCGCGAAGACACGGTGGGCCGCCTCACGTTTATCTCCGGCGAGTACCTCTACGATGAGGAGCAGAAAAATAAGCTGGTCATCCGGAAGCAGTTTTCTTTCCCCTACGCTCCCCAAAAAAGCCCCGGTGAGCTGCTGGCCCTCCCCGACGCCCGCGAGACCAAGCCGGGCGGCAAGCGGGTCAAGGGCAAGGAAATCTGGCTTACGCGCGGCATTGTAACTACCAGCCGCCTGGTGGTGCGCCAGGATACGGCCATTGCTCTGCTGCCCGAAACGGCCAGCAACAACATGAGCGGCACCCGGGTGATGCCCTTTTTCTTTGATGCCGGCAAGGCCGAAATCCGCAACTACCTGGGCACGAACGTAGCGGCCCTGGAAGACTTCATTGAGGCCAACCAGCACACCGACAAGGTGATGATTGTGGCCGGTCACTCGCCCGACTCCCTTGACCGCCACGACCCACGCCTGTCCGACAAGCGGGTGCGGGCGCTGCTGAACTACTACAAAAAGCGCGTCGATACCGACTCCTACCTCAATAAAGTCAGCAACATCGATTTTGAGACGGAGGCCTATCACCGCCGGTGGGACTTGTTTCTGAACAAGGTGCAGGAGTCGGCCCTGAAGCCGGCTCAGGTCGATTCGGTGCTGCTGCTTATCAACGATACGCCTGGTTCCTACGCCACCAAGGAGCAAAGCCTGCGCCGGCTTACGTTCTACGACTACCTGGAGCAGTACATTTACCCGGTGATGCGCTTTGGCACCATTGCCGTGCGCTACACCGCGCCCAAACGCTACGACTCTGAAATCTATCTGCTCTCCAAAAAGATTGTGGAGAAGCAAACCGAGGCCGACGCCCTCACGCCCGAGGAGCTGCGCTACTCCGCTACCCTTACCCCCCTGCTGGCCGAAAAGCAGCGCATTTACGAAACCTCGGTGGCTACAACCGGCCTCTGGCAGGCCTACCACAACCTGGCCGTGGTGTTGCTGCAGCGCTCTGAAAAAGAAGTAAACCCGAAGGTGCAGCGCGCCTACCTGCGGCGCTCGGCCGTGAACTTCACCCTGGCTGCCCACCGCAACCCCACCGCCGAGCTGTTCTACCGCGTGGGCAGCGCCTACCACCGCGCCGGCGACAAGCTGGAAGCCCTGCAGAACTACGACTACGCCATCAAGCTGGGCGGACCGCGGGCCGTACTCAGCAAGATTTTCTCCGATAAGGCCGCCCTGGAAATTGAAATCGGTCAGCTCGATGACGCCCTGCGTAGCCTGAGCTACAGTTCCAAAACCTACCAGAACATCATGAATCGGGCCCTCATCTATGTGCTGAAGGGCAACTACCAGGGGGCAGCCAACATCTACGCCGAGGCCATTGCCCTCCGCCCCCAGGACCCGCTGGTGTATTACTGCCTGGCCATTGTGGCCGCCCGCCAGCAGAACGAGCCCGCCATGGCCATGCACCTGCGCCGCGCCGTGCAGCTCAGCCGCACCTACGCCAACCGCGCCGTGGAAGACCTGGAGTTCCGCGACTTCGCCAAGGGCAAGCAGTTTCTGGAGGCGCTACGGTAG
- a CDS encoding DinB family protein produces MNHRLHLRFEQLEHATTRLLQSVAALGDKARQAPGPGQWSAVQVVQHLVVAETGIGQYMEKKLLQADALAKAGVGSILKSWLLRALLRLPFTRFKAPAQLTQLTPATIPPLPELQAEWEAVRRRLERLLNEYPGNLLDRAIFKHPRSGMLTIYQTLDFMLDHVLHHQKQVERIAKAVA; encoded by the coding sequence ATGAATCATCGGTTACACCTCCGCTTCGAGCAGCTCGAACACGCCACCACCCGCTTACTTCAGTCGGTTGCCGCACTAGGCGACAAGGCCCGGCAAGCACCAGGTCCGGGGCAGTGGTCGGCCGTGCAGGTAGTGCAGCACCTGGTGGTAGCCGAAACAGGTATTGGCCAGTACATGGAGAAGAAGCTGTTGCAGGCCGATGCGCTGGCCAAAGCCGGGGTAGGCTCCATCCTGAAATCGTGGCTGCTGCGCGCGCTGCTGCGGCTGCCATTTACGCGCTTTAAGGCGCCTGCTCAGCTCACCCAGCTTACGCCCGCAACTATTCCGCCGCTCCCGGAGCTGCAGGCCGAGTGGGAAGCCGTCCGCCGCCGCTTGGAGCGCCTGCTCAATGAGTATCCCGGCAACCTCCTCGACCGCGCCATCTTTAAGCATCCCCGCTCCGGTATGCTCACCATCTACCAGACCCTGGACTTCATGCTCGACCACGTGCTTCACCACCAGAAGCAGGTAGAACGCATTGCAAAAGCCGTGGCCTAG
- a CDS encoding sulfite exporter TauE/SafE family protein has product MLWAGFVFGLLGSFHCVGMCGAIALALPGRPGASLPSGRYVAGRLLYNLGRVTTYATLGALAGLVGQSLRLAGLQQGLSIASGCLIMLLVAVPERYTARLAGWLGLSRPLGWVKTTLAALFQKTSGGALYGAGVLNGLLPCGLVYLALAGALSAPGVLGAAAYMACFGLGTLPLMLGLSLTGQLVPLHWRRRLRLAVPYAATVLAVLFIVRGLGLGIPYLSPRLGPAPTAHAPHAQLPRSVHYCH; this is encoded by the coding sequence ATGCTCTGGGCCGGTTTTGTTTTTGGGTTATTGGGTAGCTTCCACTGCGTAGGCATGTGCGGCGCTATTGCCCTGGCCCTGCCCGGCCGGCCCGGAGCGTCCCTACCCTCGGGGCGCTACGTGGCCGGCCGGCTGCTGTATAACCTGGGCCGCGTTACCACCTATGCCACCCTGGGCGCCCTGGCCGGCCTGGTGGGCCAGAGCCTGCGCCTGGCCGGGCTGCAGCAGGGGCTGTCCATAGCCTCGGGCTGCCTGATTATGCTGCTGGTGGCCGTGCCCGAGCGCTACACGGCCCGCCTGGCCGGCTGGCTGGGTCTCTCGCGGCCTTTGGGCTGGGTAAAAACCACCCTGGCCGCGCTGTTTCAAAAGACTTCCGGTGGGGCGCTCTACGGCGCGGGCGTGCTCAACGGCCTGCTGCCCTGCGGCCTGGTGTACCTGGCCTTGGCCGGGGCCCTGAGCGCGCCGGGCGTGCTGGGCGCGGCCGCCTACATGGCCTGCTTTGGGCTGGGCACGCTGCCCCTGATGCTGGGCCTCTCGCTGACGGGGCAGCTGGTGCCGCTGCACTGGCGGCGGCGCCTGCGCCTGGCCGTGCCCTACGCCGCCACGGTGCTGGCGGTGCTCTTCATCGTGCGCGGCCTGGGCCTGGGCATTCCCTACCTCAGCCCCCGCCTTGGCCCGGCTCCTACGGCCCACGCGCCCCATGCCCAGCTGCCCCGGAGCGTGCACTACTGCCACTAA
- a CDS encoding YbaB/EbfC family nucleoid-associated protein, with product MFDMMGMMGKMKELQDKMKQAQDQLQYLTATAESGGGLVKATANGQRRLLKLEIDESLLQPQDRDMLADLVVAAVNKVMDEAGEKAKEELKSKTAGLIPNIPGLDLGGFGL from the coding sequence ATGTTTGATATGATGGGCATGATGGGCAAAATGAAAGAGCTTCAGGACAAGATGAAGCAGGCCCAGGACCAACTGCAGTACCTCACGGCCACCGCCGAGTCGGGCGGGGGGCTGGTAAAAGCTACGGCCAATGGGCAGCGTCGCCTGCTGAAGCTGGAAATCGACGAAAGCCTGCTCCAGCCCCAGGACCGCGACATGCTGGCTGATTTGGTGGTAGCCGCCGTGAATAAGGTTATGGACGAAGCCGGCGAGAAAGCCAAGGAGGAGCTTAAATCGAAAACTGCGGGCCTCATCCCCAACATTCCGGGCCTCGACCTCGGTGGCTTTGGCCTCTGA
- a CDS encoding bifunctional 2-polyprenyl-6-hydroxyphenol methylase/3-demethylubiquinol 3-O-methyltransferase UbiG, with protein sequence MSMSPTATPTPDPIGQALLAYQQGHLSATIAVHSSVADEEVLPAAYFFRSLWEMPEMERTALEECRGRVLDLGAGAGCHALELQQRGFAVKAVDVSAGAVQVMQQRGVQEVARHDIFDAALAQGEKFDTILMLMNGIGLVGTLDGLERFLVHAKHLLTPGGQILATSSDISYLYEDEEGALVFDLNAPYYGEVEYTMQYANETGPAFHWIFTDPALLQDYAEAAGYEVEFLEEDDQQQYLVRLTVR encoded by the coding sequence ATGTCGATGTCACCTACTGCTACCCCTACCCCCGACCCCATAGGCCAGGCGCTGCTTGCATATCAGCAAGGCCACCTGAGTGCCACCATAGCCGTGCACAGCTCCGTGGCCGATGAAGAGGTACTGCCCGCCGCGTACTTCTTCCGCTCCCTCTGGGAAATGCCCGAAATGGAGCGCACGGCGCTGGAAGAGTGCCGCGGCCGGGTACTTGACCTGGGCGCCGGGGCCGGCTGCCATGCTCTGGAGCTGCAGCAGCGTGGATTCGCCGTGAAGGCTGTGGATGTTTCGGCGGGTGCCGTGCAGGTAATGCAGCAGCGCGGCGTACAGGAAGTGGCCCGCCACGATATTTTCGATGCGGCGCTTGCCCAGGGCGAAAAGTTCGATACCATTCTTATGCTTATGAACGGCATCGGGCTGGTGGGTACGCTGGACGGCCTGGAGCGCTTTCTGGTCCATGCCAAGCACCTGCTGACGCCCGGCGGCCAGATTCTGGCTACCTCCTCCGACATCAGCTACCTCTACGAAGACGAGGAAGGGGCCTTGGTGTTTGATCTGAACGCGCCCTATTACGGCGAGGTAGAGTACACCATGCAGTACGCCAACGAAACCGGCCCGGCTTTCCACTGGATTTTCACCGACCCGGCCTTGCTGCAGGACTACGCCGAAGCCGCCGGCTATGAGGTGGAGTTTCTGGAGGAAGACGACCAGCAGCAGTACCTCGTTCGGCTGACAGTGCGCTAA
- a CDS encoding glycosyltransferase family 2 protein yields the protein MASDAGAATTGFCADVAVVILNWNGRDFLRRFLPAVLAHSDGATVFVADNASSDDSVALLAQEFPQVRLLQNGANLGFCEGYNMALGQLPGFRYYVLLNSDVEVTPGWLRPQRELLESNPRIAACQPKIRQYSEVPAERQQFEYAGAGGGYLDELGYPFCRGRLFDTLEADAGQYDDPRPVAWATGACLLVQATAWHELGGLETAFFAHMEEIDLCWRLQNAGYEVWYHGGATVFHVGGGTLHKSNPRKTYLNFRNGLALVYKNTHPAELPAVLISRVALDWVAALRLLLQGATPDFQAILRAHWHFLKRLSYWRTQRRQFPPRLRATERTGVYQGSLVWAYFGQGRRRFSELPGHLLR from the coding sequence TTGGCCTCTGATGCGGGGGCCGCGACCACCGGCTTTTGCGCCGATGTGGCGGTAGTCATTCTGAACTGGAACGGCCGGGACTTTCTGCGCCGGTTCCTGCCTGCCGTGCTGGCGCACTCCGATGGTGCCACCGTTTTCGTGGCCGACAATGCCTCCTCCGACGACTCAGTGGCACTGCTGGCCCAGGAGTTTCCGCAGGTACGGCTGCTGCAGAACGGAGCCAACCTGGGGTTCTGCGAGGGCTACAATATGGCCCTGGGCCAGCTGCCCGGGTTTCGTTACTACGTGCTGCTCAACTCCGATGTAGAAGTAACGCCTGGCTGGCTTCGCCCCCAGCGCGAGCTGCTGGAAAGCAACCCGCGCATTGCCGCCTGCCAGCCCAAAATCCGTCAGTACAGCGAAGTTCCTGCCGAGCGGCAGCAGTTTGAGTACGCCGGCGCCGGGGGCGGCTACCTCGATGAGCTGGGCTACCCCTTCTGTCGCGGCCGTCTCTTCGATACTCTCGAAGCCGATGCCGGCCAGTACGACGATCCGCGCCCTGTGGCCTGGGCCACTGGCGCCTGCCTGCTGGTGCAGGCCACCGCCTGGCACGAATTGGGTGGCCTGGAAACGGCTTTTTTCGCTCACATGGAGGAAATTGACCTGTGCTGGCGCCTCCAGAACGCGGGCTATGAGGTGTGGTATCACGGCGGCGCTACGGTGTTTCATGTGGGCGGCGGCACGCTCCACAAGTCTAACCCCCGCAAGACATACCTCAACTTCCGCAACGGGCTGGCCCTGGTGTATAAGAACACCCACCCCGCCGAGCTGCCGGCCGTGCTGATCAGCCGGGTAGCTCTGGACTGGGTAGCGGCACTGCGCCTGCTACTGCAAGGTGCTACTCCCGATTTTCAGGCCATCCTGCGGGCGCATTGGCATTTCCTGAAGCGGCTCTCCTACTGGCGCACCCAACGCCGGCAGTTTCCGCCGCGCCTGCGCGCCACGGAGCGGACGGGCGTGTACCAGGGCAGTTTAGTGTGGGCCTATTTCGGGCAGGGGCGGCGCCGGTTTTCGGAGTTGCCCGGCCACCTGCTGCGCTAA
- a CDS encoding PspC domain-containing protein gives MKRLTDFIEKQSFGVCDAIGKRVGFSTSSVRLSFVYASFFTFGSPIVLYFALAFWINVRRALRRQRSTVWDL, from the coding sequence ATGAAACGACTAACCGACTTTATTGAAAAGCAGAGCTTCGGCGTCTGCGATGCCATCGGCAAGCGGGTGGGTTTCTCAACCAGCAGCGTCCGGTTGTCGTTTGTGTACGCCTCCTTTTTCACGTTTGGCTCGCCCATTGTCCTATACTTTGCCCTGGCCTTCTGGATAAACGTGCGCCGGGCCCTGCGGCGGCAGCGCAGCACCGTCTGGGACCTATAG
- the hemF gene encoding oxygen-dependent coproporphyrinogen oxidase — protein MMSSPMNIPASTPVPANRVVVEDWMRQFQDWLCQQLEAADGGEARFTEDAWRHEGGGGGRTRVIQQGWVLEKGGVAFSAVWGTMSEQAARVLLMPDPGYFATGVSVVQHPRSPRVPISHMNVRYFEAANGEAWFGGGLDLTPIYVDVEQARWFHEQIEAMCAQHDATYYPRFKQWADEYFFLPHRQETRGIGGLFFDRLTVGKDGSFAELFAFVRAVGEIYGRAYSTIMRQNAALPYTEQQKQWQLVRRGRYAEFNLAFDRGTKFGLETGGRTESILMSLPPQCEWHYNLQPQPGSPEAATQQWLQKGIDWLAADAAAPEALELQEAAQA, from the coding sequence ATGATGTCTTCTCCGATGAATATACCTGCTTCTACCCCCGTTCCCGCCAACCGCGTAGTGGTGGAAGACTGGATGCGCCAGTTTCAGGATTGGCTGTGCCAGCAGCTGGAAGCTGCTGATGGCGGTGAGGCCCGCTTTACCGAAGATGCCTGGCGCCACGAAGGCGGGGGCGGCGGCCGTACCCGCGTCATTCAGCAGGGGTGGGTTCTGGAAAAAGGTGGGGTAGCCTTTTCAGCCGTGTGGGGCACCATGAGTGAGCAGGCGGCCCGCGTATTGCTGATGCCTGACCCCGGCTACTTCGCCACGGGTGTGTCGGTGGTGCAGCACCCGCGCAGCCCCCGGGTGCCCATTTCTCACATGAACGTGCGCTACTTCGAGGCCGCCAACGGCGAGGCCTGGTTTGGGGGTGGCCTGGATTTGACCCCGATTTATGTGGATGTCGAGCAGGCCCGCTGGTTTCACGAGCAAATTGAGGCCATGTGTGCCCAGCACGATGCTACCTACTACCCTCGCTTTAAGCAGTGGGCCGATGAGTACTTTTTCCTGCCCCACCGCCAGGAAACCCGCGGCATCGGCGGGCTGTTCTTCGACCGCCTCACGGTGGGCAAGGACGGTTCCTTTGCCGAGCTGTTCGCTTTCGTGCGAGCTGTGGGTGAAATCTATGGCCGCGCCTATTCCACCATTATGCGCCAGAACGCGGCCCTACCCTACACCGAGCAGCAAAAGCAGTGGCAGCTGGTGCGCCGCGGCCGCTACGCCGAGTTCAACCTAGCCTTTGACCGGGGCACCAAGTTTGGCCTTGAAACCGGAGGCCGCACCGAAAGCATCCTGATGAGCCTGCCGCCCCAGTGCGAGTGGCACTACAACCTGCAACCCCAGCCGGGCTCGCCCGAGGCCGCTACCCAGCAGTGGCTCCAAAAGGGCATCGACTGGCTGGCCGCTGATGCCGCTGCCCCCGAGGCGCTTGAGCTTCAGGAAGCGGCGCAAGCTTAG
- a CDS encoding thioesterase family protein yields MSAVFERMYTVRWADMDPNGHMRHSAYADYAAQHRIEYLAQHGFTLQRFAQLSLGPILFREDTRFLKELHLNEALRVTGELSGLSEDGSRWNIIHTLHKADGRPAATVAVEGAWLDLRARKLVVPPAEITALMQELPRHESYAAIVRKPS; encoded by the coding sequence ATGTCTGCTGTTTTTGAACGTATGTACACCGTGCGCTGGGCCGATATGGACCCTAATGGGCACATGCGCCACTCGGCCTACGCCGATTATGCCGCTCAGCACCGCATTGAGTACCTGGCCCAGCATGGCTTCACGCTGCAGCGCTTCGCGCAGCTGAGCCTTGGACCCATTTTGTTTCGGGAGGATACCCGCTTCCTGAAGGAGCTGCACCTTAACGAAGCGCTGCGCGTAACCGGGGAGCTTTCGGGCCTGAGTGAAGACGGCTCCCGGTGGAACATCATCCATACCCTGCACAAGGCTGATGGCCGCCCGGCCGCCACTGTAGCCGTGGAAGGCGCCTGGCTTGATCTGCGGGCCCGCAAACTGGTGGTGCCGCCCGCCGAAATCACGGCCCTGATGCAGGAACTGCCCCGGCACGAGTCGTACGCTGCTATTGTTCGCAAGCCCAGCTAG
- a CDS encoding DUF2256 domain-containing protein, giving the protein MPSSSLPKRLVKGNLPTKLCLTCGRPFEYRKKWRACWDEVKYCGEKCQRNRPPTSSAA; this is encoded by the coding sequence ATGCCGTCTTCTAGCCTGCCTAAACGCCTGGTTAAGGGCAATTTGCCCACGAAATTATGCCTGACCTGCGGACGCCCGTTTGAGTACCGTAAAAAGTGGCGCGCCTGCTGGGACGAGGTGAAGTATTGCGGCGAGAAGTGCCAGCGCAACCGCCCGCCTACCTCTTCCGCCGCCTGA